A genomic segment from Pseudoduganella chitinolytica encodes:
- a CDS encoding DUF3606 domain-containing protein, with amino-acid sequence MADNLQNRGPQDRNRINVNEPWELRYWTKELGLSEDELREAVKAAGTSVNAVREHVGKLH; translated from the coding sequence ATGGCTGATAACCTGCAAAACCGCGGCCCCCAGGACCGCAACCGCATCAACGTCAACGAACCGTGGGAACTGCGTTACTGGACCAAGGAGCTGGGCTTGTCCGAGGACGAGCTGCGCGAGGCCGTCAAGGCGGCCGGTACCAGCGTCAACGCCGTACGCGAGCACGTCGGCAAGCTGCATTGA
- a CDS encoding GAF domain-containing sensor histidine kinase, whose protein sequence is MKQAWPPFVQAVQALPSVPDILSVMAEMTGLRFVCVAHVTETSWTTCAVLDQLGFGLAPGDELDVGTTLCRSVRAANATIVIDHVSQDDLFHSHPTPRQYGFESYVSIPIHGIDGAFFGTLCGLDPRPLPLSESKTLKSLQLFAQLISKQLEAERRYEDRNSELSDEKQTAVLREQFIAVLGHDIRTPLSSILHGAEILLQSDSDERTQMIARTMQRSGQRIARMIDDVLDFTRGRLGGGIGLDAASVADLDEALRQVVAECQHEHPQRRIDAAIDVPGTVWCNRDRVAQVLANLLANALRYGREDTPVRVDARLADGTFKLAVANEGETIDPAKLGKLFQPYWRDDDAQPRRGLGLGLYIASEIARAHGGTLEVLSADGHTRFTFAIPAGLR, encoded by the coding sequence ATGAAGCAAGCATGGCCACCCTTCGTGCAGGCCGTCCAGGCGCTGCCTTCCGTACCGGATATCTTGAGCGTGATGGCGGAGATGACGGGGCTGCGGTTCGTCTGTGTTGCGCACGTGACGGAGACCAGCTGGACGACGTGCGCCGTGCTGGACCAGCTCGGCTTCGGCCTGGCGCCTGGCGACGAGCTGGACGTGGGCACCACGCTGTGCCGCAGCGTGCGCGCGGCCAACGCCACGATCGTCATCGACCACGTCAGCCAGGACGACCTGTTCCATAGCCACCCCACGCCACGCCAGTATGGCTTCGAGAGCTACGTGTCGATCCCGATCCATGGCATCGATGGCGCATTCTTCGGCACCCTGTGCGGCCTGGACCCGCGCCCGCTGCCGTTGTCCGAGTCGAAGACGCTGAAGTCGCTGCAGCTGTTCGCCCAGCTGATCTCGAAACAGCTGGAGGCCGAGCGCCGCTACGAAGACCGCAACAGCGAGCTGTCCGACGAGAAGCAGACCGCCGTCCTGCGCGAGCAGTTTATCGCCGTGCTGGGGCACGATATCCGCACGCCGCTGTCGTCGATCCTGCACGGCGCCGAGATCCTGCTGCAGAGCGACAGCGACGAGCGCACGCAAATGATCGCCCGCACCATGCAACGCAGCGGCCAGCGCATCGCGCGCATGATCGACGACGTCCTCGATTTCACGCGCGGGCGCCTGGGTGGCGGCATCGGCCTCGATGCCGCATCGGTGGCCGACCTGGACGAAGCGTTGCGCCAGGTCGTCGCGGAATGCCAGCACGAGCACCCGCAACGGCGCATCGATGCCGCCATCGACGTGCCGGGTACGGTCTGGTGCAACCGCGACCGCGTCGCCCAGGTGCTGGCCAACCTGCTGGCCAATGCCCTGCGCTATGGCAGGGAGGATACGCCGGTGCGCGTCGATGCCCGGCTGGCGGACGGCACGTTCAAGCTGGCCGTCGCCAACGAAGGCGAGACGATCGACCCGGCCAAGCTGGGCAAGCTGTTCCAGCCCTACTGGCGCGACGACGACGCCCAGCCACGCCGCGGCCTGGGGCTGGGCCTGTACATCGCCAGCGAGATCGCGCGGGCGCATGGCGGCACACTCGAAGTGCTGTCGGCCGATGGCCACACCAGGTTCACGTTCGCGATCCCGGCCGGCCTGCGATAA
- the trmB gene encoding tRNA (guanosine(46)-N7)-methyltransferase TrmB, producing the protein MLYDPLDHRIRSFVTRAGRLSTAQERALNDLGPRYMIEYAKAPLDLEQAFGRQAPVILEIGFGMGQTTAHIAKLMPEKDFIGVEVHTPGVGSLLKLIGEENLTNLRVIQHDAVEVLNNMIGAGTLAGVHIYFPDPWHKARHNKRRLIQAPFVKLLVEKLAPGGYLHLATDWEDYAVQMLEVLSAEEGLRNTAEGYAPQPAYRPLTKFENRGLKLGHGVWDLVFTKK; encoded by the coding sequence ATGCTGTACGACCCGCTTGACCACCGTATCCGCAGCTTCGTCACCCGCGCCGGCCGCCTCTCCACCGCACAGGAGCGCGCCCTGAACGACCTGGGACCGCGCTACATGATCGAGTACGCCAAGGCGCCGCTGGACCTGGAGCAGGCGTTCGGCCGCCAGGCACCCGTGATCCTGGAGATCGGCTTCGGCATGGGCCAGACCACGGCCCATATCGCCAAGCTGATGCCGGAGAAGGACTTCATCGGCGTCGAGGTGCATACGCCCGGCGTCGGCAGCCTGCTGAAACTGATCGGCGAAGAAAACCTGACGAACCTGCGCGTGATCCAGCACGACGCCGTCGAGGTCCTGAACAACATGATCGGCGCCGGCACGCTGGCCGGTGTCCACATCTACTTCCCCGACCCATGGCACAAGGCGCGCCACAACAAGCGCCGCCTGATCCAGGCGCCGTTCGTCAAGCTGCTGGTGGAAAAGCTGGCGCCGGGCGGCTACCTGCACCTGGCGACCGACTGGGAAGACTACGCCGTGCAGATGCTGGAAGTGCTGTCGGCCGAGGAAGGCCTGCGGAACACGGCCGAGGGCTACGCGCCGCAGCCGGCCTACCGCCCGCTGACCAAGTTCGAGAACCGTGGCCTGAAGCTGGGCCACGGCGTGTGGGACCTCGTTTTTACGAAGAAGTAA
- a CDS encoding undecaprenyl-diphosphate phosphatase yields MDIVLAMKALIMGLVEGFTEFLPISSTGHLILAGSLLEFTGEKVKVFEIAIQAGAMLAVIWEYRVRIAAVLGGLSHDPKARRFALNVVIGFLPAAVLGLLFNKMITAVLFKPVPVATAFIVGGLVILWVENRARNNPVSVRINSVDDMTSLDALKVGCAQAFALIPGTSRSGATIIGGMMLGLSRKAATEFSFFLAIPTLLGATFYSLYKQRDLLTAADLPMFGVGTISAFVSAFLCVRWLLRYISSHDFTIFAWYRIVFGIVVIATAHFGLVNWAE; encoded by the coding sequence ATGGATATCGTTCTCGCTATGAAGGCCCTGATCATGGGCCTCGTCGAAGGTTTCACGGAGTTTTTGCCCATCTCGTCTACCGGTCACCTGATCCTGGCCGGCAGCCTGCTGGAATTCACCGGCGAGAAAGTGAAAGTATTTGAAATCGCGATCCAGGCCGGCGCCATGCTCGCCGTCATCTGGGAATACCGCGTGCGCATCGCGGCCGTGCTGGGCGGCCTGTCGCACGATCCGAAGGCGCGCCGCTTTGCGCTGAACGTCGTCATCGGCTTCCTGCCTGCCGCCGTCCTGGGCCTGCTGTTCAACAAGATGATCACCGCCGTGCTGTTCAAGCCCGTGCCGGTGGCTACGGCATTCATTGTCGGCGGCCTGGTCATCCTGTGGGTCGAAAACCGTGCAAGGAACAATCCGGTGTCGGTGCGCATCAATTCCGTCGACGACATGACATCGCTGGACGCCCTGAAAGTGGGCTGCGCCCAGGCCTTCGCGCTGATCCCGGGCACCAGCCGCTCGGGCGCCACGATCATCGGCGGCATGATGCTGGGCCTGTCGCGCAAGGCGGCCACGGAGTTTTCGTTCTTCCTGGCGATTCCCACCCTGCTGGGCGCCACCTTCTACTCGCTGTATAAACAGCGCGACCTGCTGACCGCGGCCGACTTGCCGATGTTCGGTGTCGGCACCATCTCGGCGTTCGTCTCCGCGTTCCTGTGCGTGCGCTGGCTGTTGCGCTATATCAGTTCGCATGACTTCACGATCTTTGCGTGGTACCGTATCGTGTTTGGCATCGTCGTCATCGCCACCGCCCATTTCGGCCTCGTGAACTGGGCCGAATAG
- a CDS encoding TonB-dependent siderophore receptor has product MPPRLTPSAAAVRLLALGLLSVSPVASASSDDAADAPLPQVTVAGERASGYVHPNSSGATRTDTPIREVPQALRVIGTQQIEDLGALRLADTVDYVSGVARLNDFGGTWDNYAIRGFSSTDMGFLVNGFPGSRGYNPPRDTATVERFEFLKGPAGAVYGSSEPGGTINIVTKKPKFSTHNVAEFSVGSRGLRRGTFDSTGALGSSVAYRLNAMVEEGDSRTDLLGNNRTLFAPALTWLVDSRTTLNYEGEFLRADTPLDRGVINVRGVLGTLPRDRVLNEPGDGNMTLTSDTHQLTLERKLADNWRAKLGASYKESTFDGNYTEATTLAADNRTLNRQATWRQLPSRDVAVQAELEGKFSTGAIGHTLLVGAEASRLWMNTEILRSANTPIDIHNPVYGAPAPALTARTSSSDERQRVKAVFVQDQLSLSPQWKLLVGLRHDDYSQELDNRVAKTRTSRDQSAVSPRAGLTWLPNDWNSLYVSAGKSFRANNGTDIAGNAFDPQRSTAYEAGWKLQTRDERLGATLAVYDIAKTNVLTASDVPGYSVAAGKIKSTGFEADVYGQVDRHWRVSGNLSYDDARVTKDKTLPSGARLANVPEWSAGLLAMREDTLANGRRYGIGAGVNYVGNRAGNNTDTYALPAYTTARLASWWQLTKAVRLAVDVHNLFDRTYYTSSWNSLYVMPGAERSIVARLKVAL; this is encoded by the coding sequence ATGCCGCCCCGTCTTACCCCGTCCGCCGCTGCCGTCCGCCTGTTGGCGCTGGGCTTGTTGTCCGTCTCGCCGGTTGCTTCCGCCTCGTCCGATGACGCCGCCGACGCGCCGTTGCCGCAAGTAACCGTGGCCGGCGAACGCGCCAGCGGCTATGTCCACCCGAACAGCAGCGGCGCCACCCGCACCGACACCCCGATCCGCGAAGTGCCGCAAGCGCTGCGCGTGATCGGCACGCAGCAGATCGAGGACCTGGGCGCACTGCGCCTGGCCGATACCGTCGACTACGTCAGCGGCGTGGCGCGCCTGAACGACTTCGGCGGCACCTGGGACAACTATGCCATCCGCGGCTTCTCCAGCACCGACATGGGCTTCCTCGTCAACGGCTTCCCCGGTTCGCGCGGCTACAACCCGCCGCGCGACACGGCCACCGTCGAACGCTTCGAATTCCTCAAGGGACCGGCCGGCGCCGTGTACGGCAGCAGCGAACCGGGCGGCACGATCAATATCGTCACGAAGAAGCCGAAGTTCTCGACGCACAACGTGGCCGAGTTCAGCGTCGGCAGCCGCGGCCTGCGCCGTGGCACGTTCGACAGCACCGGTGCGCTGGGCAGCAGCGTGGCCTACCGCCTGAACGCGATGGTCGAGGAAGGCGACAGCCGCACCGACCTGCTGGGCAATAACCGCACGCTGTTCGCTCCTGCGCTGACGTGGCTGGTCGACAGCCGCACCACGCTGAACTACGAGGGCGAATTCCTGCGCGCCGACACGCCGCTGGACCGGGGCGTGATCAACGTGCGCGGCGTACTGGGCACGCTGCCGCGCGACCGCGTGCTGAACGAGCCGGGCGACGGCAACATGACGCTGACCAGCGACACGCACCAGCTCACGCTGGAACGCAAGCTGGCGGACAACTGGCGTGCCAAGCTGGGCGCCAGCTACAAGGAAAGCACGTTCGACGGCAACTACACGGAGGCGACGACGCTGGCGGCGGACAACCGCACCCTGAACCGCCAGGCCACGTGGCGGCAGCTGCCGTCGCGCGACGTGGCCGTGCAGGCCGAACTGGAAGGCAAGTTCAGCACCGGTGCCATCGGCCACACGCTCCTGGTCGGCGCGGAGGCGTCGCGCCTGTGGATGAACACGGAAATCCTGCGCTCCGCGAACACGCCGATCGACATCCACAACCCGGTGTACGGTGCGCCCGCACCGGCACTGACGGCGCGCACGTCCAGTTCGGACGAGCGCCAGCGCGTCAAGGCCGTGTTCGTGCAGGACCAGCTGAGCCTGTCGCCACAATGGAAGCTGCTGGTCGGCCTGCGCCATGACGACTACAGCCAGGAGCTGGACAACCGGGTAGCGAAAACGCGCACGTCGCGCGACCAGAGCGCCGTGTCGCCGCGCGCCGGCCTGACCTGGCTGCCGAACGACTGGAATTCGCTGTACGTCTCGGCCGGTAAGTCGTTCCGCGCCAATAACGGCACGGACATCGCCGGCAACGCGTTCGATCCGCAACGCTCCACCGCCTACGAGGCCGGCTGGAAGCTGCAGACGCGCGACGAACGCCTGGGCGCGACGCTTGCCGTCTACGACATCGCCAAGACCAATGTGCTGACCGCCAGCGACGTGCCGGGCTACTCGGTTGCCGCGGGCAAGATCAAGAGCACCGGGTTCGAGGCGGACGTGTACGGCCAGGTGGACCGGCACTGGCGCGTCAGCGGCAACCTGTCGTATGACGATGCCCGCGTGACCAAGGACAAGACGCTGCCGTCCGGCGCCCGCCTGGCCAACGTGCCGGAATGGAGCGCGGGCCTTCTGGCGATGCGCGAGGACACGCTGGCAAATGGCCGCCGCTACGGCATCGGTGCCGGCGTCAACTACGTGGGCAACCGCGCCGGCAACAACACGGACACGTACGCCCTGCCCGCCTACACGACGGCGCGCCTGGCGAGCTGGTGGCAGCTGACGAAGGCGGTGCGCCTGGCGGTGGACGTGCACAACCTGTTCGACCGCACCTACTACACGTCGTCATGGAATAGCCTGTACGTGATGCCGGGTGCCGAGCGTAGCATCGTGGCGCGCCTGAAGGTGGCGTTGTAG
- a CDS encoding DMT family transporter, giving the protein MNLFLYLLTVLIWGTTWIAIKLQLGVVPAPVSIAYRFWIAAAVLLACLCIARKGVLPPRAAWRYLLAQGVALFCCNFLCFYYASAHVPSGLVAVVFSTAPIWNALNGRLFLGRPVRPAVIGGALLGLAGIALLFLPQMQGHWNDAGMLAGLGLAVLGTLCFSAGNLLSSRMQALGLAPLLTNTWAMFIGASILTVLALVLGMPFTFEADVRYVGSLLYLAIPGSVIAFTAYLLLVGRLGADRAAYCTVLFPIVALTVSALFEDYRWGATAFAGLALVIGGNLLAFMPARAVPAVPAPARG; this is encoded by the coding sequence ATGAACCTCTTTCTTTACCTGCTCACTGTCCTGATCTGGGGCACCACGTGGATCGCCATCAAGCTGCAGCTGGGCGTCGTGCCCGCGCCGGTGTCGATCGCCTACCGCTTCTGGATCGCCGCCGCCGTGCTGCTGGCCTGCCTGTGCATTGCCCGCAAGGGCGTGCTGCCGCCGCGGGCGGCGTGGCGCTACCTGCTGGCGCAGGGTGTCGCCCTGTTCTGCTGTAACTTCCTGTGCTTCTACTATGCCAGCGCGCACGTGCCGAGCGGCCTGGTGGCTGTCGTGTTCTCCACCGCGCCGATCTGGAATGCGCTCAACGGCCGGCTGTTCCTGGGCCGTCCCGTGCGCCCTGCCGTGATCGGCGGCGCCTTGCTGGGACTGGCCGGCATCGCGCTGCTGTTCCTGCCGCAGATGCAGGGCCACTGGAACGATGCCGGCATGCTGGCCGGCCTGGGCCTGGCGGTGCTGGGGACGTTGTGCTTCTCGGCGGGGAACCTGCTGTCGTCGCGCATGCAGGCCCTGGGCCTGGCGCCGCTGCTGACCAACACGTGGGCGATGTTCATCGGCGCGTCGATCCTGACGGTGCTGGCGCTGGTGCTGGGCATGCCGTTCACGTTCGAGGCGGACGTGCGCTATGTCGGGTCGCTGCTGTACCTGGCGATTCCCGGCTCCGTGATCGCGTTCACGGCGTACTTGCTGCTGGTGGGGCGGCTGGGCGCCGACCGCGCCGCCTACTGCACGGTGCTGTTCCCCATCGTGGCGCTGACGGTATCGGCGCTGTTCGAGGATTACCGCTGGGGCGCCACCGCCTTTGCCGGACTGGCGCTTGTCATCGGCGGCAACCTGCTGGCGTTCATGCCGGCGCGTGCCGTGCCGGCAGTGCCGGCGCCGGCACGCGGCTGA
- a CDS encoding helix-turn-helix transcriptional regulator gives MTTELRLPLPAGLRMTAAARSALRTAPADALGHAVFRTMCGTDAQLERFAWLGDGLAAAVWQRNTDDAETVYSEPGHHTLSCYLYGGYRIERKGAPGHFGGPGRLCALPDWHESRWYVRDPLRLVHLYFMPAHFTRRAVVELDREPRELMLQDRTYFDDPGLARLCESLLDVPWQGADHLLRANEIAHDALSGLLHSQAAVRPNLRLRGGLAPHLRRRLADFIEAHLHEGLTLGLLAGLANLSEFHLARMFRASFGMPPSAWIAARRIDRARLLLKAGELPLQQVADACGYADLSHFSHRFRAAMGVPPGQYRRILGT, from the coding sequence ATGACCACCGAGCTTCGACTTCCCCTCCCTGCCGGCCTGCGCATGACGGCGGCTGCCCGCAGTGCGCTGCGCACGGCGCCGGCCGATGCGCTGGGCCATGCCGTCTTTCGCACGATGTGCGGCACCGATGCGCAGCTGGAGCGTTTTGCGTGGCTGGGCGACGGCCTGGCGGCCGCGGTCTGGCAGCGCAATACGGATGACGCGGAAACGGTCTACAGCGAGCCGGGCCACCATACGCTGTCGTGCTACCTGTACGGCGGCTACCGCATCGAGCGCAAGGGGGCGCCGGGACACTTCGGCGGCCCGGGCCGGCTGTGCGCGCTGCCGGACTGGCACGAATCGCGCTGGTACGTGCGCGACCCGCTGCGCCTGGTGCACCTCTATTTCATGCCGGCGCACTTCACGCGCCGCGCGGTCGTCGAGCTGGACCGGGAGCCGCGCGAACTGATGCTGCAGGACCGCACCTATTTCGACGATCCTGGCCTGGCGCGGCTGTGCGAGTCGCTGCTGGACGTGCCATGGCAGGGCGCCGACCACCTGCTGCGGGCCAACGAGATCGCCCACGACGCGCTGTCGGGCCTGCTGCACAGCCAGGCCGCCGTGCGCCCTAATTTGCGCCTGCGCGGCGGCCTGGCCCCGCACTTGCGCCGCCGGCTGGCCGACTTCATCGAGGCGCACCTGCATGAGGGGTTGACCCTGGGGCTGCTGGCCGGGCTGGCGAACCTGTCGGAATTCCACCTGGCGCGCATGTTCCGCGCGTCGTTCGGCATGCCGCCGTCGGCCTGGATCGCCGCCCGCCGCATCGACCGCGCGCGCCTGCTGCTGAAAGCCGGCGAGCTGCCGCTGCAGCAGGTGGCGGATGCGTGTGGCTACGCCGACCTGTCCCACTTCAGCCACCGCTTCCGCGCCGCCATGGGCGTGCCGCCAGGGCAGTACCGGCGCATCCTGGGCACCTGA